The genomic interval CAGACCACCCGTGGGCTGCGGGGCGCCGTTACCGCCCGGTTGACGTTGCGGCAGGCCGGCGTTGGGGTCGCGCGGCGGCAAGCCGCCGGACGCGCTGGACGCCGCCGGCTCGGCGGAACCGGGCTGGCGCGGTGGCGGACCACCGGCGAGGTTGCGCTTGGGCAGGCTGGCCGCGGCGAGCTTGCCGCGCTGCGGCCCGTTCTGCGCCTGACCCGACGCCGACCGTAAGGTCGGCCCGGACTGCGCGCCGTCCTGGCGCATGCCCGCGGCCGCCGCGGCCGAACCCGGCTGCCGCTGCGGCAGACCGCCGGCACCGGGCGGAGTGCTCGGCGGTTGCGGACTCGGCGCGTCGACCGGACCGCTGACGCCGGGATCCACCGTCACCATGACGTTGCCCTGCGGAGTCCGCTGGATCGCCCGCATCTGCATCGAGGAAGCGGCCGACGGACGCGGGCGCTCCGCGGCGGCCGGAGCCGCCGGAGTGGTTTGCTGGACACTTGCTTTGCCGTGCACGATCAGGCCTACCGGGACGTGGACCGTCACCGTTACACCGGGATCGCGCGCGGTGTCGAAGGTCGGGCGCAATCGCACGGTGAGCCCGTGCCGCTCGGCCAACCGGCCGACCACGAAAAGGCCCATGTGGCGGGCGGTATCGGGGCCCGGCTCCGCGGTCTGCTCCAAACGCCGGTTGATCTCGACCATTTCGGCCGGCGGCATACCGATGCCGCGGTCGGCGACCTCGATCAGCAGACCCTGGTCGTGCGCCTGCGCGAAGGTGAACTTCACGTCCGTCTCCGGCGGGGAGGCGCGCAGTGCGTTGTCCAGGAGCTCGGCGAACAGGTGCGCCAAGTCGGAGGCGGCGGGTTCGATCAGCGAACCGCGCGGCGTCGCGCCCAATTTCACGCGTTCGTAGTCTTCGACCTCGGAGATCGCGGCACGCAGCACGTCGGCGATCTCGACCGGGGCGGACTTGGCGCGGCGCTGCTTGGTACCGGCCAGGATCAGCAGGTTGTCGCCGTTTCGGCGCATACGCGCGGCGAGATGGTCCAGGCGGAACAGGTTTTCGAGGAGGCGCGGGTCCTTCTCGTCGTACTCCATCGCCTCGATCAGGCTGAGCTGATGGTCGACGAGCGACTTGGAGCGGCGCGCCAAGGTCTCGAACATGTCGTTGACCTGCGAACGCATCTGCGCCTGATCACTCGCCAAACGCAGCGCCTGCCCGTGGATATCGTCGACGGCGCGCGCCAGCTGGCCGATCTCCTCGGAACTGCGCACCGGCATCGGTTCCAGCGGCACGTCTTCGGGGGCCGCGCCGTTACGGAGCTGGGCGACCTCGTGCGGCAGGTCGCTCTCGGCGACGCGCAGGGCCGCGAGGCGCAGGCGGTGCAGCGGCACGATCATCGAGCGGGCGACGAACACGGCGAGCAAGAGCGCCGCGAGAATGGTCGCGAGCACGACCGCGGTGTAGGTCCAGGCGTCGGTGTTGGCCTTGCCCGACAACCGCGACATGGCGGCTTCGATGTCTTTGGTCGCCTTGGCGATGATCCGGTCGTAGACGTCCAGACTGGTCGTCATCGAGTTCTTCAACTCGCCGATCGGGATCTTGCCCGCCGCGATGTCCGGGCTGCTCACCAGTGAGATGCGCGTGTCCACGCCCGCCCGCAGGTCGGCGATCGCCGGATCGCCGTCCGGGAATCGGTGCGCGAGCATGTTGAGCAACTGGCGCTCGGTATTGGCGGTGGTGAAGAAGTTCGACAGGCCCGTGGCGTGCGCACCGCGCAAGAACTCGCTGAAGGCCGCCAGCTCGGGCACCAGGGTGCCTCGGGTGTTGATCGAATCGACAAGGCGCAGCTTCGCCGCGTCCAAGCCCGGGTCGCTGACCTGCGAGGTAGTGGTCTCCAAAATGGTGACCGACTCGTTGGTCGCCTTGTCGATCTGGGCTAGCGCTTCCGCCGCGTTCGGCGTCGGTGCCTTGCCCTGCGCCAAAGTGGTTTTCGCCTGGGTGATCATGCTCTCGAAGGCGGCCCGCGCCTTCGGCAGGTTATCGAGATCGCTGAGCGCGCCCTCGGCTACCACCAGGGCTTTGTCCAGATCGGCCAGGTTCTGGTCGGTCACGATGGACGTGCCCGGCGCCAGCGAAATCAACTGCGAACCCACAACGGTGTTGTAGGTCGAACGCAAACCGGTAACGGCCGGGATGACCTCGATGTTCTCCGAAATAGCCTTCAGTCGACCTGCTTCGGAAAACTCTGAGGTAATCCTCGACACGCCGAGCCCAACCGCGACCGCCAGCGGCACGGCGAGGACCGCCGTAACCTTCCAGCGCAGG from Nocardia goodfellowii carries:
- a CDS encoding HAMP domain-containing sensor histidine kinase, which gives rise to MRDAARSGKKRWALGNWDLRWKVTAVLAVPLAVAVGLGVSRITSEFSEAGRLKAISENIEVIPAVTGLRSTYNTVVGSQLISLAPGTSIVTDQNLADLDKALVVAEGALSDLDNLPKARAAFESMITQAKTTLAQGKAPTPNAAEALAQIDKATNESVTILETTTSQVSDPGLDAAKLRLVDSINTRGTLVPELAAFSEFLRGAHATGLSNFFTTANTERQLLNMLAHRFPDGDPAIADLRAGVDTRISLVSSPDIAAGKIPIGELKNSMTTSLDVYDRIIAKATKDIEAAMSRLSGKANTDAWTYTAVVLATILAALLLAVFVARSMIVPLHRLRLAALRVAESDLPHEVAQLRNGAAPEDVPLEPMPVRSSEEIGQLARAVDDIHGQALRLASDQAQMRSQVNDMFETLARRSKSLVDHQLSLIEAMEYDEKDPRLLENLFRLDHLAARMRRNGDNLLILAGTKQRRAKSAPVEIADVLRAAISEVEDYERVKLGATPRGSLIEPAASDLAHLFAELLDNALRASPPETDVKFTFAQAHDQGLLIEVADRGIGMPPAEMVEINRRLEQTAEPGPDTARHMGLFVVGRLAERHGLTVRLRPTFDTARDPGVTVTVHVPVGLIVHGKASVQQTTPAAPAAAERPRPSAASSMQMRAIQRTPQGNVMVTVDPGVSGPVDAPSPQPPSTPPGAGGLPQRQPGSAAAAAGMRQDGAQSGPTLRSASGQAQNGPQRGKLAAASLPKRNLAGGPPPRQPGSAEPAASSASGGLPPRDPNAGLPQRQPGGNGAPQPTGGLPQRQPGANGAPGRQPDAGLPQRDPSAGGLPQRQAPGMPQRDANPIAPAASGLPQREPGVHGPTVKGATVQPPASRETGLPQRDPGTGSVPQRPAASTGLPQRQPSGLQRDPSAGGLPQRDPSAGGLPQRDPSAGGLPQRDPSAGGLPQRDPSAGGLPQRDPSAGGLPQRDPSAGGLPQRQPAATTPPQRDPGGLPVRQPGASPLGLPQREPGASPLGGGLPRREPAGNELPQRSAGLPQRERGAADVADSALSSSTPDAQAPARDPGKHSMRSDPAKAASFFQTRLQPAVETGSTMDSPIFAEMMSAWLSDPNPDRSQVAAAFESPGDEGWQAARRASEAQAEKKTAAGLPQRDPGGRLVPGGVTGAARERAPRRDPEMIRSSLSRHQQGVRDGRSMKAPLTGEGDR